The genomic interval TTGTTGCATCTGTATTAGCAGGTTTGGTGTGGCAATTGATACATTTCTGTCCTTTCATTCCAATAGAATAGGGTTTTGTTCCGTCCACATTCACTTCATACCATAACCATCCATTTCTTGCATACTTGTTAGATGTTTCCTTCTTCATAATAGCATATTGAATTAAATTTCCATTCAGTCCATCAAATGCTTCTTTTACTATAATTGTCCCATTGGGAAATATTGTTCCTTTTGGAAGCCTTCCATTATTGTCCAAAACTCCATTGCCAATAGTATTTATACGGACTCTTTCAAATTCTCTTGGTGAGTTTGAAACGGATTGAACAATTGTCGGGTGAAATACTGTGTACTGATAGTCTGATGTGTCCGCAATTGCTTGCATCAATTGAGTGTCTTCAGGAACTGGACCTGGATTAAGTTCTTCTCTGTTACAAGAATTTATTGTAATTACAGTTGCAAATAGAAAGAAGGTCAATCCAGATAAAAAATTCAATTTGTTTGTCTTCATATCTAAGTTATTTACTTTGCATGTGTTTTATACAATGCCCGCTAACGGTTTGCCGCTTGCCGCAGGTGGCGATTTAGAAGCACTAAACTGTCAACCTGCACCGAAGCTGAATAGAAGCACAAACTTTCAATTTTGCACGTCACCGCCACTTGCGGCAAACGGCTGTTAGCTGCTGCCTTTCTTTTCATCAAGTCGTTTTTTTAGTTTGTCAAGCGATATTGTTTGTTGCTTTTTTTCTTCGTCTGTTAGTTTTTTATAATCTTCTATTCTGTCATTGAGCGTTTTTAGTTGTCCTTGAATGGCATCTTCGTCATAGTCAATAAAAGTCATTTCGTAAAGGCAATGTGCTATTATTTCTAAATCTGAAAAGTTTTTAGTCGTCTCTGTTGCTATGTCCATACCAAGCCATTTGTCCCACTCTAAAAACTCTATTGCGTAACCGTTTGTAATGTCGTTTGGGTCTGGTATTTTTTTCTGTCCTGATACGTCAACGTATGTTTCTTTATCGCTTTCAAAGTTTGGGTCGCAGTCATATTCTTTCAAAATAATTTCTAACTCGTCATAGTCAGCCGGCTCGGTTACTTTAAGTTTTTCATAAATGTTTCTGTATTCGTCAAGCATTCTGTCTTGGTCGGGATACAGTTTTAGCAAGGTCAGCTCAACGCTAAGCCAATTGTATGATTTTATCAAGTCATATAGTTTCATTTTCCCTTGCTGTTATATTTCAAATTTAAAAAATTTTTTTTCTGTTCTGCGAAATGTTAGTTGGTGTCTTGCGATATGATTGTCAAACCGTTTAACTAAGTCCGTAAGACGGTGAATTACTGTCCCCCGAAACAGAAGTAGAGTAGAAGCACTAAACTTAAATTTTATGTTGTCGTTGAGTTAGAAGTCCGAAGGGGACAGTCATTCAACGTCTAATTGTTACTCCGTCAAGCCGTCTGAGTGTCGTGTCGTAAGGTTGCAGCTAACGTTTTGCCGCTTTGCGTTCGGGCGGGTTTCGGAGCACAAAACTGTCAACCTGCACTGAACTTGAATAGAAGCACAAAGCTCCAAGTTTGCACGTCACCCCGCCTGACGCAAAACCCGTGTTAGCGGGTCGTTGTTATCTTTTCGTCACTTTATATGGTTTTCCTTTGTCGTCATAAGTTGTCCATTCGCCAACAGGTTCTCCATTTTCAAAATGTCCTGAACGCTTTATTGTTCCGTCTATTCTGTACCATTCCCAATAACCTTCGGGTTTCCCGTCAAATATTTTTCCTTTTGACCATATTGTCTTGCCGTTAGCGTGATATTTTATGGTTAAACCGTCAACAACGTCTTGCTTTTTCTCTTTCATAAGGTGTCAGATTTTTGTTCTTGAATTACAGTGACACTGTCTAAGTTCGCTCCGTTGCTTTTTAAAAAAGCGAAGGTCAATTTATCAACTTTGCAGTCTATAAACTCGACTTTATTGAATTTGCGATTGTGCTTGAAAAATGAGTTTAAAATTGTAGCATTTTGAAATTTCACTTTTTTGAACGAACAATTTTCAAATGTACAATCTTCAATTTTTCCCTTAAATACAATCTCTGAAATACCAACATTTCTGAATGAAGTATGCTTAAATATAGCATCATCAATTGTGTTTCTGTCAAAATTACTATTTAGTATTTCGCTACCTGAAAAATTAGCTTTACTGAAATCACAATCTTTTATTTCGGTCAAAGTAAATTGACTGTCAATTAGTGAACAGTTCAAAAATGAATTTTTTGCCAATTCCGAAGATTGAATTTTACAATTTCTCATATCCGATTCTGAAAAGTCACTAAAGGAAATTTCATTGCTCTTAAAATTCAAACCTGATAAGTCTGATTTTATGAACTTACAATTCTTAATGTTAGATGAACTAAACTTGTCTTTCAAATCCTTTAAGCCCGAAAAATCAGCATCAATCCAATTTCCTTGGGACATATCCCAATTCCAATCAAATCGCTTTTTAGATTCTTCCTTTGATTGTTCGGTGTTCTGTCTGTTTGTAACAAGTTCAGTGTCTTTTTCAATAGTCAAACTTTGAAAAGTGTCTGAAAAATAATTCAAGTCCACACCAAAGATTTCAGCAAGGCGGTTGAGAACTGTAATGTCAGGTAATGACTCGCCACGTTCCCATTTTCCGACTGCTTGCGGGCTGATTGAAATTTTGTTAGCAAGTTCTGCTTGTGAAAGATTACTTTTCTTTCTTGCTTCGGCAATCTTGTTGCCAATAATTTTTGAGTTGAGCATCATATTTTTATGTTTTTAAATGATGCTGCAAAGTTATTTTGTCTGTGAGCGATACCATTAAAAAGTCTGCTACTTACAGTTGTAAAGTCGCTACATTCAGTTGTTTTCTGGCAACTATTGGTTGTTTTTAAGTCAGACTGTCTAAATAGTTCTGTTTTCAATCTTTTTTCTCTTGCTTGTTAGTCTGTGTTTTAGTTGTGTAGGTCTTTTTTACAATGCCCGCTAACGGTTGGCGGCTTGCCGCAGGCGGGGTTTTTTAGCACCACCGTTCATTTGGAAAACCGCACTTCAATTATACGAAAAAACTGTCAACCGAAGCACTGAACCCCCGCTTGCGGCAAACCGCTGTTACCGGCTGCCGTTCTTTTCATTTGTTTTCATTAAGTTTAAGTTTCATCATTATGTCAGTCTGTTCGTCATTGCCTAACTTGAAAATATGTTTATCAAACTCTACAAAACCGTTTTTCTTGTAAAAGTTTATTGCTCTCGGATTTTTTTCCCATACACCAAGCCAAACATAGTCAGCGTTTTTCTGTCTTGCGATTTTAATTGCTTGGTCATAAAGTAGTTGTCCAACGCCTTTTCCGTGATATTCTTTCAGCACATAAATTCTTTCAATTTCAACGGCTTTGTTGTCTTGCAACTCTGTCTGTGATTGTCCGAAATTCAGTTTTAAATA from Rhodoflexus caldus carries:
- a CDS encoding toxin-antitoxin system YwqK family antitoxin → MKEKKQDVVDGLTIKYHANGKTIWSKGKIFDGKPEGYWEWYRIDGTIKRSGHFENGEPVGEWTTYDDKGKPYKVTKR
- a CDS encoding cytochrome P460 family protein; its protein translation is MKTNKLNFLSGLTFFLFATVITINSCNREELNPGPVPEDTQLMQAIADTSDYQYTVFHPTIVQSVSNSPREFERVRINTIGNGVLDNNGRLPKGTIFPNGTIIVKEAFDGLNGNLIQYAIMKKETSNKYARNGWLWYEVNVDGTKPYSIGMKGQKCINCHTKPANTDATRTFDLR
- a CDS encoding helix-turn-helix domain-containing protein, whose product is MMLNSKIIGNKIAEARKKSNLSQAELANKISISPQAVGKWERGESLPDITVLNRLAEIFGVDLNYFSDTFQSLTIEKDTELVTNRQNTEQSKEESKKRFDWNWDMSQGNWIDADFSGLKDLKDKFSSSNIKNCKFIKSDLSGLNFKSNEISFSDFSESDMRNCKIQSSELAKNSFLNCSLIDSQFTLTEIKDCDFSKANFSGSEILNSNFDRNTIDDAIFKHTSFRNVGISEIVFKGKIEDCTFENCSFKKVKFQNATILNSFFKHNRKFNKVEFIDCKVDKLTFAFLKSNGANLDSVTVIQEQKSDTL
- a CDS encoding DUF6557 family protein codes for the protein MKLYDLIKSYNWLSVELTLLKLYPDQDRMLDEYRNIYEKLKVTEPADYDELEIILKEYDCDPNFESDKETYVDVSGQKKIPDPNDITNGYAIEFLEWDKWLGMDIATETTKNFSDLEIIAHCLYEMTFIDYDEDAIQGQLKTLNDRIEDYKKLTDEEKKQQTISLDKLKKRLDEKKGSS
- a CDS encoding GNAT family N-acetyltransferase — its product is MSNIEIRKVTTNDLEELQKIGRLSFYETFASGNTEENMNKYLDEAFSFTKLITELSDNNSEFYFATIDNKVIGYLKLNFGQSQTELQDNKAVEIERIYVLKEYHGKGVGQLLYDQAIKIARQKNADYVWLGVWEKNPRAINFYKKNGFVEFDKHIFKLGNDEQTDIMMKLKLNENK